Genomic window (Romboutsia lituseburensis):
TTTGCAAGTAGCTCTGAACCAAATGGTGTCTCTATTATAAATAAGTAATAAGATATTAGATAAGATAAATAGGCAACTTCTTTGTAATTCTTTTTATCTAAATGTAAGTAATAAAGGTTTAATAAATAAAAGTATGCATTATTTATATAAAAATCATCTTCATTAGATATTTCACTTAAAGTATTTTCAGTTATCCAGTAAATATCATATATTTCATCTACATAAAATAAATCTATTGCTTTCTTTAAGTTCATATTTTTACACCTCTATTTTATTTAATCCATGCAATCAATAAAGCATCTATGTGAAATTTTTAAGTATACATCCATTTTAATAAAAATCTTGGTAATTCTGATGGCTTATGTGTGTAACAGAACTCCAATATAGCAAAGAAAATTACTATCACACAAACTATTAAAATTTTTTTGAAATTAGAATTCATTTTAAGTCTCCCTTAATATTTTTCTTTACTCGTGAGTATACCCAATAGATCTTATAAATGTCAATAGCTTTAAGTTGTCACAATCTAAACTTGAACTTGTTCTTTAACTTCTAAGCAATTATCTTCTTTTGATAATTTATTAGATAAATAAATTATCAAAAGAAGATATACATAAAATAATCTGAATAAAAGTAGACATCGGAGTAGCAAGACCAACATTAAATAATGAAACTGGCTCTAGTTTACTCATTATAAATGATACAGGGATTCTAACACAAAATGCACCTATAATTCCTTGGATCATAACGAAGGTAGTTCTACCACAACCATTGAAGTAACCAGCCATACTAAACATAATAGCAGTGAATAAGCAATCAATTATTATGATTTTATTATGAAATAACTATTCATATCTAAAATATGCCCACTAAGGCAATATGTATTGATTAAATTTTACTCCAATGATAATTTAAAAAATAAGTAATATAACCATCAAGATATAAATTTTTAACAAAATATAAATTTTCTGTAACGAAATAAGTTTTTTTCGGATATATGTCTGAAGGAGGTGATGCTGTGCATGAAATGGACTGCATATATGAAGAACATGCACAAATGGTTTTTAAATACTTAATGGTTCTTTGTAAAGAAGAACATCTGGCAGAAGAGCTTACACAAGAGACATTTTATCGTGCAATAAAATCCTCTAATAGATACGATGGTACTTGCAAAGTATCAACCTGGTTATGTCAAATTGCAAAACATATTTGGTATCAAGAAATCGATAAAAAAAAGAGAAAAGAAACATCTGAATTAAGTGAAGAGATTGTGTCTAATAATATTTGCATAGAAGAAAAAATTTGTTTAAAAGAGCGCAAAATGGAACTTATAAAACAAGTATATAAATTAGAGCAAATCTCAAAAGAAGTAGTTTTACTTCGTATCACAGGAGCGTTCTCATTTAGAGAAATTGGAGAACTATTTAATAAAAATGAAAACTGGGCTAGAGTTACCTTTTATAGAGCTAAGCAAAAAATAGGAAAGGGAGTATAAAAATGAAATGCGAAATAATAAAAGATCTTTTACCAAGCTATATAGATAATCTTACAAGTGATGAAAGTAATAAAGAAATTGAAAATCATATAATAACTTGTAGTAAATGTAAATCAGAATTAGATAATATGAATCAGGATATAAATATAGAAACGTTAGAAATTAATAAAAAAGATATTAATCCATTAAAAAAATTTGATAAAAAATACAGAAATGTATTTAAAAATATCTCTATATGCTCTTTAATCATATATTTAATAGCACTTTATTACACACAATACTCTTTTAATGACGTGTATGATACTAGAGCTAGATTAGCAATAGATTTACAGACAATATCTGAAAATCATGATATAAAAAATTCAAATTCATATTCAGCTGAATTGCAAAAATTGTTAAACCAAAATTATAAAAATGTTCTTTCTTTAGAAATACATGGAACTGATTATAAAAATATCCTATATACATATAAAAATAAATCAAATACAGATACAAATACAAATATAATCTCAACAAATATAAGTGCAGATATTTTTAATAAACAGAAAAAAAATATTGGTATGTTTCATGTAGGTATAGACTATAAACCTGTAATTATGGGAAATGCTATTTTAAAGTATAGTGCTTTAATTGGATGGATATCTTTAATAACATATATAATACTGTTATTAAAATCTAAATTTGTAAGTAAATTATAAGCAAAGATTTAATTCTAAAAATCTTATTTAAATGTATTAAACATATATTAAGAAATAAAATAATGCCTAGATAAGTCTAGGCATTATTTTATATTAATTAAGGATATCATATAGCCATTCCATATCTTTTATTATGTTCCTATTCTGAGTACCTAGGCATTTTGATTTATCCTTTTTAACTTTTTATTTGAATAACTTCCAACAATAACTGGTACTTTTTCAACACTTATTATGAAGTTATCTCACTTAGATAAATTTGTATTATTAGGAAATGTTTCTTCTAGCATTACAAATTTAAAATCCCCTACTGTGACTCTATTTTCATAGTTCATCCAGTACTTTTTAGGAGTTATCTAAATTTCATTATTTTTTAGAAATTGTGTATTAATGTATAATTTTATATATGTCATAGATTATAATTAATTAAAGCTATTTATTTACATAGAAAAGGGTGGAGTACATATGAAAAAAATTAGAAATAAATAAAGAATTGCCTATTCTAGGATATATAATAGGTGATGAAGTTAAAGGATATGATCGTAGACTTGATTTTCAAAAAGATATGAGAAGTGGAATGAACTTTTTAATAGAATCTCTACTTATGCTGCCTAAGGAAGCGATACAATATTTTAAGAAAAAAGATAAACATAAAAAATACTGATTACATTGAAATTGCATACATATTAAAACAAGAGTATTGGGGAGATGGGTACGCAACAGAAGGTATAGAGGGTTGTATATCTTACGCATTCTCTACATTTAATGCAGATAAAATTATTGCTCAAGTAATTCCTAAAAATAAAAGCTCTATTAAGGTTTTAGAGAGGCTTGGTATGAAATTTATAGATGAATATGTTAGAGATTATGGTGATAAAAAGTCACTTCACTTAATTTATGCATTAACAAAAGAACAATATATTAAAAAGCTCTGTACCAAACCTTAAATTTATATTCTATAACCCTAAATATAAATTTGCCAAAGCAAATAAAAATCCCAAAACAATTAAACTTAATTTAATATCTTTTGATTTACTTAACTTAAATCCAATAAAAGATATTATAAAAAGCAAAGTTGATAGTAAAATAGAACTATCTAGCTTAAAATATACATTTAAAAATATAATTGGGAGTATTATAATCATTAAAATTCTATGATATCTTATACTCATATTAATTCACTCCAATCTAACCTAATCTTAGTTAAGTTTTATGATTCTTTGCCAACTATATGATATTATTTATGTAAATTATTAT
Coding sequences:
- a CDS encoding RNA polymerase sigma factor; translated protein: MDCIYEEHAQMVFKYLMVLCKEEHLAEELTQETFYRAIKSSNRYDGTCKVSTWLCQIAKHIWYQEIDKKKRKETSELSEEIVSNNICIEEKICLKERKMELIKQVYKLEQISKEVVLLRITGAFSFREIGELFNKNENWARVTFYRAKQKIGKGV
- a CDS encoding zf-HC2 domain-containing protein is translated as MKCEIIKDLLPSYIDNLTSDESNKEIENHIITCSKCKSELDNMNQDINIETLEINKKDINPLKKFDKKYRNVFKNISICSLIIYLIALYYTQYSFNDVYDTRARLAIDLQTISENHDIKNSNSYSAELQKLLNQNYKNVLSLEIHGTDYKNILYTYKNKSNTDTNTNIISTNISADIFNKQKKNIGMFHVGIDYKPVIMGNAILKYSALIGWISLITYIILLLKSKFVSKL